One window from the genome of Malus domestica chromosome 01, GDT2T_hap1 encodes:
- the LOC103445070 gene encoding uncharacterized protein isoform X6, protein MSERGSGKSSDRRKSAGCCVHSNVYSFTQQNDGGCFNCMSGTEGMMEMKCLHNDQMLAESDGALPLVTVPAPEFNRENGIVWASSPDRLELRPKPFLHYSNCSDSPCVSESGSDIFSKREVIQKLRQQLKRRDDMILEMQDQIVELQSSLNAQLAHSTNLQSQLDSANGDFFDSEREIQRLRKAIADHCVGHASPNDRSSHVTIWQPEERNGYVNGFPDGESNFDATERGRGDEERVEMLNREVGELKEVMEGKEYLLQSYKEQKAELSLKIKELQQRLNSQLPNIL, encoded by the exons ATGAGCGAACGAG GAAGTGGAAAATCCTCTGACCGAAGGAAGTCTGCAGGTTGCTGTGTGCACTCAAATGTTTATTCCTTTACACAACAAAATGATGGCGGTTGCTTTAATTGCATGTCAG GAACTGAGGGCATGATGGAGATGAAGTGCCTGCACAATGACCAGATGCTGGCTGAATCTGATGGAGCCCTGCCTTTAGTCACGGTTCCAGCCCCTGAATTTAACAGGGAGAATGGCATTGTCTGGGCATCTTCTCCTGATCGCCTTGAGTTACGTCCAAAGCCATTCCTCCACTATTCAAACTGCTCAGATTCTCCATGTGTTTCAGAATCTGGGTCCGACATCTTCAGTAAGCGGGAAGTAATACAAAAACTGAGGCAACAACTGAAGAGAAGAGATGACATGATATTAGAGATGCAGGATCAGATTGTAGAGCTGCAGAGTTCACTGAATGCGCAGCTGGCACATTCAACCAATCTACAGTCACAACTTGATTCAGCAAATGGGGACTTTTTTGATTCTGAGAGAGAAATCCAAAGGCTTAGGAAGGCAATTGCTGATCACTGTGTGGGACATGCGAGCCCCAATGACAGATCATCCCATGTCACTATTTGGCAACCTGAAGAAAGAAATGGTTATGTGAATGGATTTCCTGATGGAGAAAGCAACTTCGATGCAACCGAAAGAGGAAGAGGGGATGAAGAGAGGGTTGAGATGCTCAATAGGGAAGTAGGAGAATTAAAGGAGGTAATGGAAGGAAAGGAATACTTGCTACAGAGCTACAAGGAGCAAAAAGCAGAGCTCTCGTTGAAAATCAAAGAGTTGCAGCAGAGACTGAATTCTCAACTTCCCAATATTTTGTAG
- the LOC103445070 gene encoding uncharacterized protein isoform X3, protein MKPKTTAVPRVQRSKPFQGEGPNWVLIAGGALLSTLSIRLGYKLKQALDTKPQENASNGSGKSSDRRKSAGCCVHSNVYSFTQQNDGGCFNCMSGTEGMMEMKCLHNDQMLAESDGALPLVTVPAPEFNRENGIVWASSPDRLELRPKPFLHYSNCSDSPCVSESGSDIFSKREVIQKLRQQLKRRDDMILEMQDQIVELQSSLNAQLAHSTNLQSQLDSANGDFFDSEREIQRLRKAIADHCVGHASPNDRSSHVTIWQPEERNGYVNGFPDGESNFDATERGRGDEERVEMLNREVGELKEVMEGKEYLLQSYKEQKAELSLKIKELQQRLNSQLPNIL, encoded by the exons ATGAAACCAAAAACAACTGCTGTTCCTAGAGTTCAGAGATCCAAACCTTTTCAGGGCGAGGGACCTAATTGGGTTCTTATTGCTGGTGGTGCCTTGTTAAGTACGCTGTCAATTCGTCTTGGTTACAAGCTGAAGCAAGCACTTGACACAAAGCCCCAAGAGAATGCTAGTAATG GAAGTGGAAAATCCTCTGACCGAAGGAAGTCTGCAGGTTGCTGTGTGCACTCAAATGTTTATTCCTTTACACAACAAAATGATGGCGGTTGCTTTAATTGCATGTCAG GAACTGAGGGCATGATGGAGATGAAGTGCCTGCACAATGACCAGATGCTGGCTGAATCTGATGGAGCCCTGCCTTTAGTCACGGTTCCAGCCCCTGAATTTAACAGGGAGAATGGCATTGTCTGGGCATCTTCTCCTGATCGCCTTGAGTTACGTCCAAAGCCATTCCTCCACTATTCAAACTGCTCAGATTCTCCATGTGTTTCAGAATCTGGGTCCGACATCTTCAGTAAGCGGGAAGTAATACAAAAACTGAGGCAACAACTGAAGAGAAGAGATGACATGATATTAGAGATGCAGGATCAGATTGTAGAGCTGCAGAGTTCACTGAATGCGCAGCTGGCACATTCAACCAATCTACAGTCACAACTTGATTCAGCAAATGGGGACTTTTTTGATTCTGAGAGAGAAATCCAAAGGCTTAGGAAGGCAATTGCTGATCACTGTGTGGGACATGCGAGCCCCAATGACAGATCATCCCATGTCACTATTTGGCAACCTGAAGAAAGAAATGGTTATGTGAATGGATTTCCTGATGGAGAAAGCAACTTCGATGCAACCGAAAGAGGAAGAGGGGATGAAGAGAGGGTTGAGATGCTCAATAGGGAAGTAGGAGAATTAAAGGAGGTAATGGAAGGAAAGGAATACTTGCTACAGAGCTACAAGGAGCAAAAAGCAGAGCTCTCGTTGAAAATCAAAGAGTTGCAGCAGAGACTGAATTCTCAACTTCCCAATATTTTGTAG
- the LOC103440039 gene encoding uncharacterized protein, whose product MEEEKALQQQQQQQHLLLQQQQQQQQQQQQHHQHNQQQLLLLQQMQRQQQQAAAISRFPSNIDAHLRPLRAINLQPNPNPNSAPNLQQNPVANPQQQQQQPQQPQQQQQQQQQQQRVIRPGNQAELQMAYQDAWRVCHPDFKRPFSSLEDACERLLPYHVVADYEAEEDDRILDSDTTGTIPSRSQQWDHNISAKVAEFTATFEKQALAFNIISRKRALGEFRSEERLMIEQALCQEEKRTCLELRAEFDSREKAGREAKLRMAAIAQAEQARVESQAHAEMLARAPIRPSALGSQGNDVSIGLDMREQEHGVNPEEMINGWGNNVQRDEKEPCEDFLNDEETENGSTGMQDGWREVGEFDLNTR is encoded by the exons ATGGAAGAGGAGAAGGcattgcagcagcagcagcagcagcagcatctATTGCTacagcagcaacaacaacaacagcaacaGCAACAGCAGCACCATCAACATAACCAGCAGCAGTTATTGCTTTTACAACAAATGCAAAGGCAACAGCAACAGGCCGCTGCCATTTCCCGTTTCCCTTCCAACATCGACGCCCATTTGCGCCCACTCCGAGCCATAAATCTCCagcctaaccctaaccctaattccgctcctaatcttcaacaaaatccTGTTGCCAACCCccagcaacagcagcagcagcccCAACAGCcccaacagcagcagcagcagcagcagcaacagcagAGGGTGATCCGACCCGGGAACCAGGCGGAGCTACAGATGGCATACCAGGACGCCTGGAGGGTCTGCCATCCCGATTTCAAGCGTCCCTTCTCTTCGCTCGAAGACGCCTGCGAGAG GTTGCTGCCTTATCATGTAGTGGCAGATTATGAGGCAGAGGAGGATGACAGAATCCTCGACTCTGACACCACAGGCACGATTCCATCTCGCTCTCAGCAGTGGGATCACAACATATCTGCTAAAGTTGCAGAGTTTACAGCAACATTTGAGAAACAGGCACTAGCCTTTAACATAATTTCCCGTAAGCGAGCTTTGGGGGAATTTCGGTCCGAAGAGAGACTTATGATTGAGCAGGCTCTTTGCCAAGAAGAAAAAAGGACATGTCTGGaattgagagcagagtttgatTCAAGAGAGAAAGCTGGCCGGGAAGCTAAATTACGAATGGCAGCAATTGCTCAGGCAGAGCAAGCTCGGGTTGAGTCACAAGCACATGCTGAAATGTTAGCTCGGGCCCCAATAAGGCCAAGTGCACTTGGGTCTCAAGGCAATGACGTTTCGATTGGGCTTGACATGAGAGAGCAGGAACATGGGGTTAACCCAGAAGAGATGATAAATGGATGGGGAAATAATGTGCAAAGAGATGAGAAGGAGCCGTGTGAGGATTTTTTAAATGATGAAGAGACTGAGAATGGATCCACAGGCATGCAGGACGGCTGGCGTGAAGTTGGGGAGTTTGATTTGAACACTCGTTAA
- the LOC103445070 gene encoding uncharacterized protein isoform X2 — protein MSEREFFPPTPLAFKMKPKTTAVPRVQRSKPFQGEGPNWVLIAGGALLSTLSIRLGYKLKQALDTKPQENARSGKSSDRRKSAGCCVHSNVYSFTQQNDGGCFNCMSGTEGMMEMKCLHNDQMLAESDGALPLVTVPAPEFNRENGIVWASSPDRLELRPKPFLHYSNCSDSPCVSESGSDIFSKREVIQKLRQQLKRRDDMILEMQDQIVELQSSLNAQLAHSTNLQSQLDSANGDFFDSEREIQRLRKAIADHCVGHASPNDRSSHVTIWQPEERNGYVNGFPDGESNFDATERGRGDEERVEMLNREVGELKEVMEGKEYLLQSYKEQKAELSLKIKELQQRLNSQLPNIL, from the exons ATGAGCGAACGAG AATTTTTTCCTCCGACACCACTAGCTTTTAAAATGAAACCAAAAACAACTGCTGTTCCTAGAGTTCAGAGATCCAAACCTTTTCAGGGCGAGGGACCTAATTGGGTTCTTATTGCTGGTGGTGCCTTGTTAAGTACGCTGTCAATTCGTCTTGGTTACAAGCTGAAGCAAGCACTTGACACAAAGCCCCAAGAGAATGCTA GAAGTGGAAAATCCTCTGACCGAAGGAAGTCTGCAGGTTGCTGTGTGCACTCAAATGTTTATTCCTTTACACAACAAAATGATGGCGGTTGCTTTAATTGCATGTCAG GAACTGAGGGCATGATGGAGATGAAGTGCCTGCACAATGACCAGATGCTGGCTGAATCTGATGGAGCCCTGCCTTTAGTCACGGTTCCAGCCCCTGAATTTAACAGGGAGAATGGCATTGTCTGGGCATCTTCTCCTGATCGCCTTGAGTTACGTCCAAAGCCATTCCTCCACTATTCAAACTGCTCAGATTCTCCATGTGTTTCAGAATCTGGGTCCGACATCTTCAGTAAGCGGGAAGTAATACAAAAACTGAGGCAACAACTGAAGAGAAGAGATGACATGATATTAGAGATGCAGGATCAGATTGTAGAGCTGCAGAGTTCACTGAATGCGCAGCTGGCACATTCAACCAATCTACAGTCACAACTTGATTCAGCAAATGGGGACTTTTTTGATTCTGAGAGAGAAATCCAAAGGCTTAGGAAGGCAATTGCTGATCACTGTGTGGGACATGCGAGCCCCAATGACAGATCATCCCATGTCACTATTTGGCAACCTGAAGAAAGAAATGGTTATGTGAATGGATTTCCTGATGGAGAAAGCAACTTCGATGCAACCGAAAGAGGAAGAGGGGATGAAGAGAGGGTTGAGATGCTCAATAGGGAAGTAGGAGAATTAAAGGAGGTAATGGAAGGAAAGGAATACTTGCTACAGAGCTACAAGGAGCAAAAAGCAGAGCTCTCGTTGAAAATCAAAGAGTTGCAGCAGAGACTGAATTCTCAACTTCCCAATATTTTGTAG
- the LOC103445070 gene encoding uncharacterized protein isoform X4, whose amino-acid sequence MKPKTTAVPRVQRSKPFQGEGPNWVLIAGGALLSTLSIRLGYKLKQALDTKPQENARSGKSSDRRKSAGCCVHSNVYSFTQQNDGGCFNCMSGTEGMMEMKCLHNDQMLAESDGALPLVTVPAPEFNRENGIVWASSPDRLELRPKPFLHYSNCSDSPCVSESGSDIFSKREVIQKLRQQLKRRDDMILEMQDQIVELQSSLNAQLAHSTNLQSQLDSANGDFFDSEREIQRLRKAIADHCVGHASPNDRSSHVTIWQPEERNGYVNGFPDGESNFDATERGRGDEERVEMLNREVGELKEVMEGKEYLLQSYKEQKAELSLKIKELQQRLNSQLPNIL is encoded by the exons ATGAAACCAAAAACAACTGCTGTTCCTAGAGTTCAGAGATCCAAACCTTTTCAGGGCGAGGGACCTAATTGGGTTCTTATTGCTGGTGGTGCCTTGTTAAGTACGCTGTCAATTCGTCTTGGTTACAAGCTGAAGCAAGCACTTGACACAAAGCCCCAAGAGAATGCTA GAAGTGGAAAATCCTCTGACCGAAGGAAGTCTGCAGGTTGCTGTGTGCACTCAAATGTTTATTCCTTTACACAACAAAATGATGGCGGTTGCTTTAATTGCATGTCAG GAACTGAGGGCATGATGGAGATGAAGTGCCTGCACAATGACCAGATGCTGGCTGAATCTGATGGAGCCCTGCCTTTAGTCACGGTTCCAGCCCCTGAATTTAACAGGGAGAATGGCATTGTCTGGGCATCTTCTCCTGATCGCCTTGAGTTACGTCCAAAGCCATTCCTCCACTATTCAAACTGCTCAGATTCTCCATGTGTTTCAGAATCTGGGTCCGACATCTTCAGTAAGCGGGAAGTAATACAAAAACTGAGGCAACAACTGAAGAGAAGAGATGACATGATATTAGAGATGCAGGATCAGATTGTAGAGCTGCAGAGTTCACTGAATGCGCAGCTGGCACATTCAACCAATCTACAGTCACAACTTGATTCAGCAAATGGGGACTTTTTTGATTCTGAGAGAGAAATCCAAAGGCTTAGGAAGGCAATTGCTGATCACTGTGTGGGACATGCGAGCCCCAATGACAGATCATCCCATGTCACTATTTGGCAACCTGAAGAAAGAAATGGTTATGTGAATGGATTTCCTGATGGAGAAAGCAACTTCGATGCAACCGAAAGAGGAAGAGGGGATGAAGAGAGGGTTGAGATGCTCAATAGGGAAGTAGGAGAATTAAAGGAGGTAATGGAAGGAAAGGAATACTTGCTACAGAGCTACAAGGAGCAAAAAGCAGAGCTCTCGTTGAAAATCAAAGAGTTGCAGCAGAGACTGAATTCTCAACTTCCCAATATTTTGTAG
- the LOC103445070 gene encoding uncharacterized protein isoform X5 — MSEREFFPPTPLAFKMKPKTTAVPRVQRSKPFQGEGPNWVLIAGGALLSTLSIRLGYKLKQALDTKPQENASNGSGKSSDRRKSAGCCVHSNVYSFTQQNDGGCFNCMSESGSDIFSKREVIQKLRQQLKRRDDMILEMQDQIVELQSSLNAQLAHSTNLQSQLDSANGDFFDSEREIQRLRKAIADHCVGHASPNDRSSHVTIWQPEERNGYVNGFPDGESNFDATERGRGDEERVEMLNREVGELKEVMEGKEYLLQSYKEQKAELSLKIKELQQRLNSQLPNIL, encoded by the exons ATGAGCGAACGAG AATTTTTTCCTCCGACACCACTAGCTTTTAAAATGAAACCAAAAACAACTGCTGTTCCTAGAGTTCAGAGATCCAAACCTTTTCAGGGCGAGGGACCTAATTGGGTTCTTATTGCTGGTGGTGCCTTGTTAAGTACGCTGTCAATTCGTCTTGGTTACAAGCTGAAGCAAGCACTTGACACAAAGCCCCAAGAGAATGCTAGTAATG GAAGTGGAAAATCCTCTGACCGAAGGAAGTCTGCAGGTTGCTGTGTGCACTCAAATGTTTATTCCTTTACACAACAAAATGATGGCGGTTGCTTTAATTGCATGTCAG AATCTGGGTCCGACATCTTCAGTAAGCGGGAAGTAATACAAAAACTGAGGCAACAACTGAAGAGAAGAGATGACATGATATTAGAGATGCAGGATCAGATTGTAGAGCTGCAGAGTTCACTGAATGCGCAGCTGGCACATTCAACCAATCTACAGTCACAACTTGATTCAGCAAATGGGGACTTTTTTGATTCTGAGAGAGAAATCCAAAGGCTTAGGAAGGCAATTGCTGATCACTGTGTGGGACATGCGAGCCCCAATGACAGATCATCCCATGTCACTATTTGGCAACCTGAAGAAAGAAATGGTTATGTGAATGGATTTCCTGATGGAGAAAGCAACTTCGATGCAACCGAAAGAGGAAGAGGGGATGAAGAGAGGGTTGAGATGCTCAATAGGGAAGTAGGAGAATTAAAGGAGGTAATGGAAGGAAAGGAATACTTGCTACAGAGCTACAAGGAGCAAAAAGCAGAGCTCTCGTTGAAAATCAAAGAGTTGCAGCAGAGACTGAATTCTCAACTTCCCAATATTTTGTAG
- the LOC103445856 gene encoding uncharacterized protein has protein sequence MHVGPVGSVHNKAREAATNLMNQATHIETAVSKHSDQAHNNDKVREVVMENAPGNLKLLAPIIQKEIVNSCALETLDAIMDGLKDRFFSILVDEARDMSVKEQMTMVLRYVDDNGHVIERFVDIQHVTNTTSSSLKDTIDTLFSRNGLSISKLRGQGYDGANNMRVHVLQMVIDDNPNESAGEANKLMREIRTFEFVFHIFLMKVILGLTNDLSQALQRKYQEIVNAMALVKSCKEKLHWMRNNGFDALVDEVSSFCEKHYIDVPNMEETFILTGRSRRNAPIKTNRHHYHVELFIYVIDEQITELDDHFNEVNTELLICLACLSPKDSFVAFDKPKLFRLAQFYSQDFSDEDRLALEDQLEIYIHYVCSSSDFSQLEGIGDLAKKMVETRMHQIFNYVYLLITLSLVLPVATTSVERAFSVMNIVKGPLRNKMEDQWLSDNLLVYIERDIFAWARERELDLVSTFSVRSLASSENMMGR, from the exons ATGCATGTTGGACCAGTTGGGAGTGTTCATAATAAGGCTAGAGAAGCTgctacaaatttgatgaatcaaGCTACACATATTGAAACGGCAGTAAGCAAACACTCCGACCAAGCTC ataataatgataaagttaGAGAAGTTGTGATGGAAAATGCTCCGGGGAATCTCAAATTACTAGCTCCTATCATTcaaaaagaaattgtgaattcatGTGCCCTTGAAACACTCGATGCTATCATGGATGGTCTAAAAGATAGATTCTTTTCAATATTGGTGGATGAAGCACGTGATATGTCGGTGAAAGAGCAAATGACTATGGTGTTGCGTTATGTGGATGACAACGGGCATGTAATTGAAAGATTTGTGGATATCCAACATGTTACCAACACTACTTCAAGTTCACTAAAGGATACTATTGACACATTATTTTCTCGCAACGGTTTGAGCATTTCCAAGCTACGAGGACAAGGTTATGATGGTGCTAACAATATGAGAG TTCATGTGCTTCAAATGGTTATTGATGATAATCCCAATGAAAGTGCGGGTGAagcaaataagttaatgagagAAATACGtacttttgagtttgtgtttcacattttcttgatgaaagtcatattgggactcacaaatgatttgtcacaagcattgcaaaggaaatatcaagaaattgtgaatgcaatggctTTAGTGAAATCATGCAAGGAAAAACTACATTGGATGAGGAATAATGGTTTCGATGCATTGGTTGATGAAgtatcttctttttgtgaaaaacattaTATTGATGTTCCTAACATGGAAGAGACATTTATACTTACAGGGAGGTCAAGGCGTAATGCTCCAATAAAGACAAATCGTCATCATTATCATGTGGAGCTCTTTATTTATGTCATTGATGAGCAAATTACGGAGTTAGATGATCACTTTAATGAGGTAAATACCGAGTTGCTTATTTGTTTGGCATGTTTGAGTCCGAAAGATTCATTTGTAGCTTTTGATAAACCAAAGTTATTTCGTCTTGCTCAATTTTATTCTCAAGATTTTTCGGATGAGGATCGTTTggcacttgaagatcaacttgagatttatattcattatgtgtgttccagtagtgatttctctcaattggaagggattggtgatcttgcaaaaaaaatggtggagacaaGGATGCATCAAATATTCAATTATGTATATTTGCTCATTACATTGTCTTTAGTTTTACCAGTTGCAACTACTTCAGTGGAAAGAGCATTTTCTGTCATGAATATTGTTAAGGGTCCACTTAGGAACAAAATggaagatcaatggttgagtgataacttgcttgtttatattgagagagatatttttgctt gGGCTCGTGAAAGAGAATTGGATCTAGTGTCTACTTTCTCGGTTCGGAGTTTGGCTTCCTCCGAGAACATGATGGGGCGGTGA
- the LOC103445062 gene encoding uncharacterized protein, producing MAMQSGIGVSKILILAGAGYTGTILLKNGKLSELLGELQSLLNGSGEHADGDYDSLTAQISRMTAEIRQFGSSRGGGTVFVNGNGSQIGNMTSLIMPAATLGAVGYGYMWWKGLKFSDMMYVTKRGMATAVENLTKNLDNVKEAVAKANKHLTQRIQHVDDKMAEQNKLSRSINEDVAGVQHSFTDIDYDLSRLQSMVSGLQQLKRFQKFKIWSL from the coding sequence ATGGCTATGCAGAGCGGAATAGGGGTTTCCAAGATCCTGATCTTAGCTGGGGCAGGGTATACTGGCACCATCCTTCTTAAGAACGGTAAATTATCCGAGTTGCTCGGTGAACTTCAGTCATTGTTAAATGGATCCGGGGAACACGCAGACGGTGACTATGATTCCCTCACAGCGCAGATTAGCCGAATGACAGCTGAGATCAGGCAATTTGGCTCGTCGCGTGGCGGGGGAACGGTTTTTGTGAATGGGAACGGTAGCCAAATTGGTAATATGACATCACTAATAATGCCAGCAGCTACCTTGGGAGCAGTGGGTTATGGATACATGTGGTGGAAGGGTCTAAAATTCTCAGATATGATGTATGTGACAAAGCGTGGTATGGCTACTGCTGTTgagaatttgacaaaaaatttggaTAACGTGAAAGAGGCTGTTGCTAAAGCAAATAAGCACCTGACGCAGAGAATTCAACATGTGGATGACAAAATGGCAGAGCAAAATAAGCTCTCAAGGTCAATTAATGAAGATGTTGCTGGAGTGCAACATTCTTTCACTGATATTGATTATGACTTGAGTAGATTGCAAAGCATGGTTTCTGGTTTGCAGCAGCTCAAACGttttcaaaagttcaaaatatgGAGTCTTTAA
- the LOC103445070 gene encoding uncharacterized protein isoform X1: MSEREFFPPTPLAFKMKPKTTAVPRVQRSKPFQGEGPNWVLIAGGALLSTLSIRLGYKLKQALDTKPQENASNGSGKSSDRRKSAGCCVHSNVYSFTQQNDGGCFNCMSGTEGMMEMKCLHNDQMLAESDGALPLVTVPAPEFNRENGIVWASSPDRLELRPKPFLHYSNCSDSPCVSESGSDIFSKREVIQKLRQQLKRRDDMILEMQDQIVELQSSLNAQLAHSTNLQSQLDSANGDFFDSEREIQRLRKAIADHCVGHASPNDRSSHVTIWQPEERNGYVNGFPDGESNFDATERGRGDEERVEMLNREVGELKEVMEGKEYLLQSYKEQKAELSLKIKELQQRLNSQLPNIL; this comes from the exons ATGAGCGAACGAG AATTTTTTCCTCCGACACCACTAGCTTTTAAAATGAAACCAAAAACAACTGCTGTTCCTAGAGTTCAGAGATCCAAACCTTTTCAGGGCGAGGGACCTAATTGGGTTCTTATTGCTGGTGGTGCCTTGTTAAGTACGCTGTCAATTCGTCTTGGTTACAAGCTGAAGCAAGCACTTGACACAAAGCCCCAAGAGAATGCTAGTAATG GAAGTGGAAAATCCTCTGACCGAAGGAAGTCTGCAGGTTGCTGTGTGCACTCAAATGTTTATTCCTTTACACAACAAAATGATGGCGGTTGCTTTAATTGCATGTCAG GAACTGAGGGCATGATGGAGATGAAGTGCCTGCACAATGACCAGATGCTGGCTGAATCTGATGGAGCCCTGCCTTTAGTCACGGTTCCAGCCCCTGAATTTAACAGGGAGAATGGCATTGTCTGGGCATCTTCTCCTGATCGCCTTGAGTTACGTCCAAAGCCATTCCTCCACTATTCAAACTGCTCAGATTCTCCATGTGTTTCAGAATCTGGGTCCGACATCTTCAGTAAGCGGGAAGTAATACAAAAACTGAGGCAACAACTGAAGAGAAGAGATGACATGATATTAGAGATGCAGGATCAGATTGTAGAGCTGCAGAGTTCACTGAATGCGCAGCTGGCACATTCAACCAATCTACAGTCACAACTTGATTCAGCAAATGGGGACTTTTTTGATTCTGAGAGAGAAATCCAAAGGCTTAGGAAGGCAATTGCTGATCACTGTGTGGGACATGCGAGCCCCAATGACAGATCATCCCATGTCACTATTTGGCAACCTGAAGAAAGAAATGGTTATGTGAATGGATTTCCTGATGGAGAAAGCAACTTCGATGCAACCGAAAGAGGAAGAGGGGATGAAGAGAGGGTTGAGATGCTCAATAGGGAAGTAGGAGAATTAAAGGAGGTAATGGAAGGAAAGGAATACTTGCTACAGAGCTACAAGGAGCAAAAAGCAGAGCTCTCGTTGAAAATCAAAGAGTTGCAGCAGAGACTGAATTCTCAACTTCCCAATATTTTGTAG
- the LOC103445070 gene encoding uncharacterized protein isoform X7: MSEREFFPPTPLAFKMKPKTTAVPRVQRSKPFQGEGPNWVLIAGGALLSTLSIRLGYKLKQALDTKPQENARSGKSSDRRKSAGCCVHSNVYSFTQQNDGGCFNCMSESGSDIFSKREVIQKLRQQLKRRDDMILEMQDQIVELQSSLNAQLAHSTNLQSQLDSANGDFFDSEREIQRLRKAIADHCVGHASPNDRSSHVTIWQPEERNGYVNGFPDGESNFDATERGRGDEERVEMLNREVGELKEVMEGKEYLLQSYKEQKAELSLKIKELQQRLNSQLPNIL, translated from the exons ATGAGCGAACGAG AATTTTTTCCTCCGACACCACTAGCTTTTAAAATGAAACCAAAAACAACTGCTGTTCCTAGAGTTCAGAGATCCAAACCTTTTCAGGGCGAGGGACCTAATTGGGTTCTTATTGCTGGTGGTGCCTTGTTAAGTACGCTGTCAATTCGTCTTGGTTACAAGCTGAAGCAAGCACTTGACACAAAGCCCCAAGAGAATGCTA GAAGTGGAAAATCCTCTGACCGAAGGAAGTCTGCAGGTTGCTGTGTGCACTCAAATGTTTATTCCTTTACACAACAAAATGATGGCGGTTGCTTTAATTGCATGTCAG AATCTGGGTCCGACATCTTCAGTAAGCGGGAAGTAATACAAAAACTGAGGCAACAACTGAAGAGAAGAGATGACATGATATTAGAGATGCAGGATCAGATTGTAGAGCTGCAGAGTTCACTGAATGCGCAGCTGGCACATTCAACCAATCTACAGTCACAACTTGATTCAGCAAATGGGGACTTTTTTGATTCTGAGAGAGAAATCCAAAGGCTTAGGAAGGCAATTGCTGATCACTGTGTGGGACATGCGAGCCCCAATGACAGATCATCCCATGTCACTATTTGGCAACCTGAAGAAAGAAATGGTTATGTGAATGGATTTCCTGATGGAGAAAGCAACTTCGATGCAACCGAAAGAGGAAGAGGGGATGAAGAGAGGGTTGAGATGCTCAATAGGGAAGTAGGAGAATTAAAGGAGGTAATGGAAGGAAAGGAATACTTGCTACAGAGCTACAAGGAGCAAAAAGCAGAGCTCTCGTTGAAAATCAAAGAGTTGCAGCAGAGACTGAATTCTCAACTTCCCAATATTTTGTAG